A stretch of Miscanthus floridulus cultivar M001 chromosome 13, ASM1932011v1, whole genome shotgun sequence DNA encodes these proteins:
- the LOC136500394 gene encoding RNA-binding protein 208 translates to MNGAGGSHQQQRLRQQQQQQQQALVMQQALQQQQQYQSGVLAAAAAAAMTQMEPISNGNLPPGFDPSTCRSVYVGNVNPNVTESLLIEVFQSAGLVERCKLIRKEKSSFGFVDYYDRRSAALAIMTLHGRHIYGQAIKVNWAYASTQREDTSGHFHIFVGDLSSEVNDATLYACFSAYPSCSDARVMWDNKTGRSRGYGFVSFRNQQEAETAITEMTGKWLGSRQIRCNWATKNNSEEKPETDNHNAVVLTNGSSSSSAMDASQDAGSKENPENNPDCTTVYVGNLGHEVNRDELHRHFYNLGVGAIEEIRVQQDKGFGFVRYSTHGEAALAIQMGNGLVVRGKPIKCSWGNKPTPPGTTSKPLPPPVAPYQPAVAMPGVPQGFTAAELLAYQRQLALSQAAAGQIAGQHGLAGQVSAGLLAAAGSQALYDGYPNQSSAQQLMYYN, encoded by the exons ATGAACGGCGCCGGGGGCAGCCACCAGCAGCAGAGGctccggcagcagcagcagcagcagcagcaggcgctcgTGATGCAGCAggcgctgcagcagcagcagcagtaccaGTCCGGCGTCCTCGCCGCCGCGGCAGCGGCGGCCATGACCCAG ATGGAACCTATTTCCAATGGCAACCTTCCACCTGGGTTTGATCCTTCCACTTGTCGCAGTGT GTATGTTGGAAATGTGAACCCTAACGTCACGGAGAGCCTTTTGATTGAAGTTTTCCAGAGTGCTGGCCTTGTGGAAAGATGCAAGCTCATACGGAAAGAGAAG TCTTCCTTTGGGTTTGTGGACTACTATGATCGAAGATCTGCTGCTCTAGCCATCATGACCCTTCATGGGCGTCACAT ATATGGACAAGCAATCAAGGTGAACTGGGCATATGCAAGTACGCAGAGGGAGGATACGTCAG GGCATTTCCATATTTTTGTTGGTGATTTAAGTTCTGAAGTGAATGATGCAACTCTTTATGCCTGTTTCTCAGCATATCCTTCTTGTTC TGATGCTCGAGTCATGTGGGACAACAAAACTGGACGCTCCAGGGGTTATGGTTTTGTCTCCTTCCGTAATCAACAG GAAGCTGAAACTGCTATTACTGAAATGACTG GAAAATGGCTTGGAAGCAGACAAATAAGGTGCAACTGGGCAACAAAGAACAATTCAGAAGAGAAACCAGAAACTGACAATCATAACGCAGTTGTACTAACAAATGGTAGTTCCAGCAGTTCAG CAATGGATGCAAGCCAGGATGCTGGAAGTAAAGAGAACCCAGAGAACAATCCTGATTGTACTACTGTATATGTTGGCAACCTTGGACATGAG GTTAACCGTGACGAGCTTCACCGCCACTTCTATAACTTGGGGGTCGGGGCAATCGAGGAAATCCGTGTTCAACAGGATAAAGGGTTTGGATTTGTGAGATATAGCACCCATGGGGAAGCAGCATTAGCTATTCAGATGGGCAATGGATTGGTAGTCCGTGGGAAACCAATTAAG TGCTCATGGGGTAACAAACCAACTCCACCTGGGACAACTTccaagcccctaccccctccagTTGCTCCATACCAGCCTGCTGTAGCAATGCCAGGTGTCCCGCAAGGTTTCACGGCAGCAGAACTTCTTGCTTATCAGAGGCAGCTTGCCTTAAGCCAGGCTGCAGCCGGGCAGATTGCTGGCCAGCATGGCCTCGCGGGTCAGGTTTCTGCAGGTCTTCTTGCTGCTGCTGGTTCCCAGGCCCTCTACGATGGCTACCCGAACCAGTCATCAGCACAGCAGCTTATGTACTACAACTAG
- the LOC136501167 gene encoding pentatricopeptide repeat-containing protein At3g42630-like produces MCSLLLPPWRPLPPAPSPSLPFTHRLSPSSARQVSTRAQTPPRRPAAAPRLRATTPDAMDVAALMVARAEAGDFAEARSLWAQLLHSSAAPCLPAAAPRLLPAYARRGRFDEILLAVRELCARDRGAARLLYPLAVSCLGAAGELVRMEDAVLEMGRLGLRVDAATGDAFVRAYAAAGTIPQMEAAYRRHKKTGLLITRGAIRAVASAYISQQKYYRLGTFVADAGLRRRDAGNLLWNLYLLSFAANFKMKSLQRAFLEMVAAGFQPDLTTFNIRAAAFSKMCMFWDLHLSANHMRRDGVAPDLVTHGCFVDAYLERRLARNLTFAFDRLDGNAEPVVATDAIVSEAFGKGGFHASSEVLLEATAGKRRWTYYKLLGVYLRKQHRRSQVFWNY; encoded by the coding sequence ATGTGCTCGCTGCTGCTTCCACCATGGCGGCCGCTTCCTCCTGCACCCTCTCCTTCCCTCCCATTCACTCATCGTCTTTCTCCGTCCTCCGCTCGCCAGGTTTCGACGCGCGCGCAGACTCCGCCTCGGCGTCCCGCTGCCGCGCCCCGTCTAAGAGCCACCACTCCGGACGCCATGGACGTGGCGGCCCTCATGGTCGCGCGCGCCGAGGCCGGGGACTTCGCGGAGGCCCGGTCCCTCTGGGCGCAGCTCCTGCACAGCTCCGCCGCGCCGTGCCTCCCCGCCGCGGCGCCGCGCCTCCTGCCGGCGTACGCGCGCCGAGGCCGCTTCGACGAGATCCTCCTCGCCGTGCGCGAGCTCTGCGCGCGGGACCGCGGCGCGGCGCGCTTGCTCTACCCGCTCGCCGTCTCCTGCCTCGGCGCCGCGGGCGAGCTCGTGCGCATGGAGGACGCCGTGCTAGAAATGGGCCGCCTTGGCCTCCGCGTCGACGCCGCGACCGGGGACGCCTTCGTCCGGGCCTACGCGGCCGCCGGAACCATCCCGCAGATGGAGGCCGCCTACCGCAGGCACAAGAAGACCGGGCTGCTCATCACCCGTGGCGCCATCCGCGCCGTGGCGTCCGCTTACATCTCCCAGCAGAAGTACTACAGGCTCGGCACGTTCGTGGCCGACGCCGGCCTCCGCCGGCGCGACGCCGGCAACCTGCTCTGGAACCTGTACCTCCTCTCCTTCGCGGCCAACTTCAAGATGAAGTCCCTGCAGCGCGCGTTCCTGGAGATGGTGGCCGCCGGGTTCCAGCCGGACCTCACCACCTTCAACATCCGCGCCGCGGCGTTCTCCAAGATGTGCATGTTCTGGGACCTCCACCTCAGCGCCAACCACATGCGCCGCGACGGCGTCGCGCCGGACCTCGTCACgcacggctgcttcgtcgatgcCTACCTCGAGCGCCGCCTCGCCCGGAACCTCACGTTCGCGTTCGACCGGCTTGACGGCAACGCTGAGCCCGTCGTGGCCACGGATGCCATCGTGTCCGAGGCGTTCGGCAAGGGCGGCTTCCACGCCAGCTCCGAGGTGTTGCTGGAGGCCACCGCCGGGAAGAGGCGGTGGACGTACTACAAGCTGCTCGGCGTCTACCTCAGGAAGCAGCATAGGAGAAGCCAAGTTTTCTGGAACTACTGA
- the LOC136501166 gene encoding RNA pseudouridine synthase 3, mitochondrial isoform X1: MLCRRPGPWRWPAALRRLSRLAPPAPAAADPAVVRVDASNVARLGAPKPGPRPRQLLSLPPFPAGPDPLPGRKAAPHRVTAVSWVKHYFADVPQEAVQAHFNRRMVFSECSDHEVSADSIRTQKHHLKKIKHNDAMEPGMRIHLPVSVAEGEVKKRYETIPTATLHPNKDEIEYLRRLVIHRDSAILVLNKPPKVPMKGHLPVHNSMDVLAAAALSYGNEESPKLVHRLDRESSGLILMGRTKESFTRLHWLFTSVNLAKTSSQTWNKAREAYMQKYWALVIGTPKEREGVIAAPISKVLLDEGKAERIILAHPSGIDGAQEAVTEYRVMGPTINGCSWIELRPLTGRKHQLRVHCAEALGTPIVGDYKYGWFVHQTWKQNPQPDFEPFTGEPYKLRRPEGLEIQKGSVLSKVPLLHLHCREMVIPNIAKFLSSTGEWHENGAPWTKEKPNLLRFVAPMPPHMKISWNIMSSYLV; encoded by the exons ATGCTGTGCCGCCGTCCGGGGCCGTGGCGGTGGCCGGCGGCCCTGCGGCGGCTGTCCCGGCTGGCGCCGCCGGCTCCTGCGGCTGCCGACCCGGCGGTGGTCCGCGTGGACGCCAGCAACGTCGCGCGGTTGGGGGCGCCCAAGCCCGGGCCGAGGCCGCGGCAGCTGCTCTCTCTGCCGCCGTTCCCCGCAGGGCCGGACCCTCTCCCGGGAAGGAAGGCGGCGCCGCATCGCGTGACGGCGGTGAGCTGGGTGAAGCACTATTTCGCCGACGTGCCGCAGGAGGCTGTGCAGGCGCACTTCAACAGGAGAATG GTTTTTTCTGAGTGCTCTGACCACGAGGTTTCAGCTGACAGCATTCGAACTCAGAAGCATCATCTGAAAAAG ATTAAACATAATGATGCTATGGAGCCTGGAATGAGAATTCACCTCCCTGTTTCAGTGGCTGAGGGTGAGGTAAAGAAGCGTTATGAGACCATTCCGACTGCCACCCTTCATCCTAATAAAGATGAGATTGAGTACCTGAGGAGGCTTGTCATCCACAGG GACTCTGCTATATTGGTGCTTAACAAGCCCCCCAAAGTGCCTATGAAAGGACATTTGCCAGTACATAACAGCATGGATGTGCTTGCAGCAGCAGCACTGTCATATGGAAACGAAGAGAGTCCAAAATTG GTCCATCGACTGGACAGAGAAAGCAGCGGTTTGATTTTGATGGGCAGAACAAAAGAAAGCTTTACTCGGCTGCACTGGCTTTTCACTAGTGTAAATTTAGCTAAAACATCTTCTCAG ACATGGAATAAAGCCCGTGAAGCATACATGCAGAAGTATTGGGCACTAGTCATTGGTACTCCTAAAGAAAGGGAAGGTGTTATAGCTGCTCCTATTTCAAAG GTACTTCTCGATGAAGGGAAAGCTGAGAGGATCATTCTGGCACATCCTTCTGGCATAGATGGTGCACAAGAGGCAGTAACAGAGTATCGGGTGATGGGGCCAACCATTAATGGGTGCTCATGGATCGAGCTACGCCCATTGACTGGGCGGAAGCACCAG CTCCGAGTCCACTGTGCTGAAGCCCTCGGCACTCCCATTGTTGGGGATTACAAATACGGTTGGTTTGTGCACCAAACGTGGAAGCAAAATCCCCAGCCTGACTTTGAACCGTTTACTGGAGAGCCATACAAGCTGAGACGCCCAGAAGGCTTGGAGATTCAGAAGGGCAGTGTTCTCTCAAAAGTCCCTTTGCTACACCTGCATTGCCGGGAGATGGTCATCCCCAACATTGCAAAGTTCCTGAGCAGCACTGGAGAATGGCACGAAAACGGCGCCCCATGGACCAAGGAGAAGCCCAACCTCCTAAGATTCGTCGCACCAATGCCTCCACACATGAAAATTAGTTGGAATATTATGTCTTCGTACCTTGTGTAA
- the LOC136501166 gene encoding RNA pseudouridine synthase 3, mitochondrial isoform X2 produces MLCRRPGPWRWPAALRRLSRLAPPAPAAADPAVVRVDASNVARLGAPKPGPRPRQLLSLPPFPAGPDPLPGRKAAPHRVTAVSWVKHYFADVPQEAVQAHFNRRMDSAILVLNKPPKVPMKGHLPVHNSMDVLAAAALSYGNEESPKLVHRLDRESSGLILMGRTKESFTRLHWLFTSVNLAKTSSQTWNKAREAYMQKYWALVIGTPKEREGVIAAPISKVLLDEGKAERIILAHPSGIDGAQEAVTEYRVMGPTINGCSWIELRPLTGRKHQLRVHCAEALGTPIVGDYKYGWFVHQTWKQNPQPDFEPFTGEPYKLRRPEGLEIQKGSVLSKVPLLHLHCREMVIPNIAKFLSSTGEWHENGAPWTKEKPNLLRFVAPMPPHMKISWNIMSSYLV; encoded by the exons ATGCTGTGCCGCCGTCCGGGGCCGTGGCGGTGGCCGGCGGCCCTGCGGCGGCTGTCCCGGCTGGCGCCGCCGGCTCCTGCGGCTGCCGACCCGGCGGTGGTCCGCGTGGACGCCAGCAACGTCGCGCGGTTGGGGGCGCCCAAGCCCGGGCCGAGGCCGCGGCAGCTGCTCTCTCTGCCGCCGTTCCCCGCAGGGCCGGACCCTCTCCCGGGAAGGAAGGCGGCGCCGCATCGCGTGACGGCGGTGAGCTGGGTGAAGCACTATTTCGCCGACGTGCCGCAGGAGGCTGTGCAGGCGCACTTCAACAGGAGAATG GACTCTGCTATATTGGTGCTTAACAAGCCCCCCAAAGTGCCTATGAAAGGACATTTGCCAGTACATAACAGCATGGATGTGCTTGCAGCAGCAGCACTGTCATATGGAAACGAAGAGAGTCCAAAATTG GTCCATCGACTGGACAGAGAAAGCAGCGGTTTGATTTTGATGGGCAGAACAAAAGAAAGCTTTACTCGGCTGCACTGGCTTTTCACTAGTGTAAATTTAGCTAAAACATCTTCTCAG ACATGGAATAAAGCCCGTGAAGCATACATGCAGAAGTATTGGGCACTAGTCATTGGTACTCCTAAAGAAAGGGAAGGTGTTATAGCTGCTCCTATTTCAAAG GTACTTCTCGATGAAGGGAAAGCTGAGAGGATCATTCTGGCACATCCTTCTGGCATAGATGGTGCACAAGAGGCAGTAACAGAGTATCGGGTGATGGGGCCAACCATTAATGGGTGCTCATGGATCGAGCTACGCCCATTGACTGGGCGGAAGCACCAG CTCCGAGTCCACTGTGCTGAAGCCCTCGGCACTCCCATTGTTGGGGATTACAAATACGGTTGGTTTGTGCACCAAACGTGGAAGCAAAATCCCCAGCCTGACTTTGAACCGTTTACTGGAGAGCCATACAAGCTGAGACGCCCAGAAGGCTTGGAGATTCAGAAGGGCAGTGTTCTCTCAAAAGTCCCTTTGCTACACCTGCATTGCCGGGAGATGGTCATCCCCAACATTGCAAAGTTCCTGAGCAGCACTGGAGAATGGCACGAAAACGGCGCCCCATGGACCAAGGAGAAGCCCAACCTCCTAAGATTCGTCGCACCAATGCCTCCACACATGAAAATTAGTTGGAATATTATGTCTTCGTACCTTGTGTAA